Part of the Gemmatimonadaceae bacterium genome is shown below.
GGTTGATGACGCCTCCCCCGCCACTGTACCCGGCGAACGCCCCGATCAGGAAGAAGTCGGCGCCCTCGGGAAGGAACGCGAACGACTGCGATGAAGGCGAATAGCCGACCAGCCCGGCGACCGCCTCCCACACCGTGCCCGCGGGCACGAACCGCATCGCCAGCACGACGAAACCGGTCAGGATGCAGGCCACCAAAACCCAGTTCAGCATCTCGAGCGTACGCTCGATCCGTCGACCAACGAGCAGGAGCAGCACGCAGATCATGAAGAGCCCGACCCCGATCAGGTACACCGTGGTCGCATCCGCCGCCGCGGAGAGCCGCTTGGCGAACAGGAAGAAGAACGCCCCTGCCGCAGTGCCGGCCCACGCCGGCCAGCCCACCTGGAGGAAGTACAGCAGTCCGTAGATCAGTGCCCAGAAACTTGCGTGCGGCTTTGTCCGCATGAATCCGGTGACCACGGGTTCGCCGGTGGCCAGCGTGTAGCGCATGCACTCGACGTTGAAGAGGGTCTGCAGGGCCATCGCGCACCCGGCGACCCACAACATCGTGAGGCCATACTTCACGAACGCGGCGGGTCCAAGAAGGAACTCGCCGCTGCCGATCGACGCGCCAAGCACGATGACCCCGGGGCCGACGACACCGAGCCATTGCAGTCCGCGCGGCATCGGCGGCTGTGGCAGCGTGCCGGGCTTCCAGGCAGGCAGGCCAGATCTGGACTCGGGGGCAGGCGTCATCGAGGTGCGGTTGGGTCAGGGACAGCGAACGCAACGGGCTGCCGACCACGTAGCGCAGCGTGGACGCGCGCGATATGCTCGCACGTCCCGATCCGCACCGCTAGGTTCGCATCAACCCGGGGCGCGAGGTCACCCACGCAGCACCCGGGCCCCCTGCACGTCATCGGCAATTCCCGCTTCGCCCTGGAGCTTCATGTCCCTCGCCACCGCTCGCGACCGACTGCTCACGCTTCCCAGCGTTGAGCTGGGCGCGCTCCCCACGCCCATCGACTTTGCCTGGCGATTGCGCGACGCCATCGGCATGGGAGCCCGGCTCGTCGTCAAACGGGACGACGCACTGCCCTTTGGCTTTGGCGGCAACAAGGTGCGCAAGCTCACGCTCGTCGCCGCCGAAGCGCAGGCGCAGGGCTGCGATACGCTCATCACCTGCGGCGGCGTGCAATCCAATCATGCACGCGCCACGGCGGCCACGGCGGCAAAGCTCGGCATGGCGTGTCACATCGTCGCCAACGGCTCGGCGCCGGAGCGACTCACCGGCAATGCGCTCATCAATGCGCTGCTCGGCGCGCACGTGACCTATGTTGCCCAACGCACCGATCGGAATCCCGGCATGGAAGCCATCGCCGCAAAGGTGCGCCGCGAGGGCGGGCACCCGTACATCATTCCGCTCGGGGCGTCGACGCCACTCGGAGCTCTTGGCCTCGCGCGCGGGGTGGGCGAACTGGCCCTGCAGGGCATCGTGCCCGACGTGATCGTGTCGGCGTCTTCGTCAGGCGGCACGCAGGCCGGACTCATTGCCGGATGCGCCCTGTTCGAACTGCCGACGCGTGTGATCGGGATCAGCGCAGACGACTCCGTCGAGGACATCGGACGCGTCGTGGCCGAGATCGGCGCCGGCATGGAAGAGCGCCTCGGCCTTCCACGTGGAGCGCTTGGCACGGGCGGTCGCTTCGAGGCCGATGCCTCGTTCGTGGGCGAGGGCTACGGCATTCCGACCGACGCGTCGCGCGAGGCGCAGCGACTCGCCGCACAGCACGAAGCGCTGTTCACCGACCAGTGGTACACGGCCAAGGCAATGGCCGCGCTCATCGCCTATGGTCGCGCCGGTCGCTTCCGCGACGGATCGACCGTCATGTTCTGGCACACGGGAGGTCAGGTCGGGCTCTTTGCTTGAGCGCCGCCGCAGCGCTCCGGTTCGCACGCGATCTCCCCGCCCTCTGCGACTCATTGGCATGGCACCTCGCCACCGATGCGACGTCATCAGGGCGTCTTGCCCGGGCCGTACAGGATCCGCCCTGTGCGCGCACCGGTGTGCCTGCCCCGATCGATGGTCACGACCCCGTTGACCAGCACATATTCGATGCCGGTGGGGTATTCGATCGGCTTCTCGTAGGTCGCGCGGTCATCCAGCGTTTCGAGATTGAAGATCGTAACATCGGCCCAGTGACCCTCCTTGATGGAGCCGCGCTCGGCGAGCTTCATGCGCGCTGCCGGCCACGAGGTCTGCTTGCGGATCGCTTCCTCCACGGAGATGACCTTGCGATCGCGCGCATAGCGCGAGACGACGCGCACCGCGTTGCCATACGCACGCGGATGCGGCAGGCCGAGTCCGTCCCCGGCGCCCGGACTCAGCGCGGCGCCAGCGTCGCTGCCGATCGACGTCCAGGGAAAGCGGAGCGCGGTTTCGATGTCCGGTTCGCTCATCATGTGATAGATCGCCATGACGCGTCCCGTGCCCTCGAGCACCAGATCCCAGGCGGCGTCCGCGGGCTCTTTTCCCATCTCGCGCGCAATCTCGGTCAACGACTTGCCCACCCACCGATCGTTCGCGGGGTTCTGTGCGTTGGCCAGCACGACGCCGTCCCACCCTCCGGCTGCCTCCACGATGTTCCACCACCCCGGTGAGCCGGTGGTGAGTTCGCGCTTGAGCCGCGCACGGATCTCCGGCCGACGCAACCGCGCCTTGAGCGAGTCGGTGCCGCCTTCCTGCGCCCAGGCGGGCACCGTGGCCTCGAGTCCGGTGCCGCCTGCTGTGTACACGTAGAGGTCGGCCGCAACGTCCACGCCGCGCCCTCGCGCCGCCTCGATGACGCGGCGTACGCTGTCCATCAGCGTGCCCCATCCGGGCCGATACGCGGCCTTGAGATGGAACACCTCGCCCTGCAACCCGGCTCGCTCCGAGATCTCGATCAGCTCACGCACCGATTGCACGACCTCGGCGCCCTCGCCGCGAATGTGGCTCGCGTAGGTGCCGCCATACGCCGCGGCAACCTTCGCGACCTCGACCAGCTCGGCGGTGGTGGTGTAGGAGCTTGGCGGATAGATGAGGGCCGTGGTCATGCCCATGGCACCGGCGCGCATGGCCGTGTCCATGCTCGCGCGCATCCGGGACAGCTCGTCGGGCGTCGGCGCGCGGGACGTGTGCCCCATGGCCAGTGTACGCGCCTGCGTCTGCGAGTAGTAACTGCCGAAGTTGATGCTGATGCCCTGGCGCTCGAGCGTGGCGAAGTACTCCGGTATCCGCGACGCCGATACGGGAAAGCCCCCTTCGCCGCCGATCGCCGTGGTCACACCCATGCGCAGCTTGTTCTCCGCGTTGCCGTTGCGGGGCAGCACGGCGCCTGACTGGTCCATCATGTCGATCCAGCCCGGCGACACGTAGAGGCCCGCGGCGTCGATCTCACGTGCGCCGCGCTCCGGGATGCGGCCGAGCTTCGCAAAGCGGCCATCGCGGATCCCCACGTCGGCACGTATCCACGGATTTCCCATGCCGTCGATCACGCGTCCGTTGCGGATGACGACGTCGAATTCCGCGGTGCGGGTCGGAGTGGCATCGGCCGGGCGCGCCGTCGCCTGGTCGGCAAGGCCGGGCCGCGTCGACGGGGCGCCGGTACGGCAGGCGGCGAACACAACGACCGAAAGCAGGAAGCGTCTCATCGTCGTTCGATGCGTCAGGGAGTCAGACACTGGGGCGCGCTCCACCGGCAGGAGAACAGACGACGGACCTGGTCCAGTGCCTTCGGTGAAACAGGAAACGCGCCACGGCAAGCCATTCGGCCTCACCACGACCCGCGTTCGCCGACCGACGCGATCACCGCGCCGAGTCGCGTCGCGGCGTTGCGCCAGTTGGTCTGTACCGCGGACTGCGCGGCGTCGGGATTGCCGCTCCGAATCGCTCGCGCGATGGCGCGGTGTTCACTCCCCGAGGTCGACAGGTCGCGCACCAGCAGGCTCACGTACAGGCGTTCATACCGCTCGGCCTGCGGCTTGACCGCGTCGTGGAGGGCGACGAGCCGGGGCCCGGCACCGGCCTCCACATAGCAGCGATGGAAGCGCTCGTCGAGTTCCCAGAGCCGATTGTGATCCGGGCGCTTCGCCTTCGCCGCGCGGAGAAACTGATCGTTGATCGTGGTCAGCTCCTTCGCCAGGGCCTCGCGATCACGGGCAGGGCGCATCGCGGCGAGCCGCGCGGCAAGGCCCTCGATCTCGGCGACGATGAAGAACAGCTCGTGTGCGTCTTCCCGGGTGAGTGGGGCCACCATAGGCCGCGATTGCTGCAGGCGC
Proteins encoded:
- a CDS encoding Nramp family divalent metal transporter — protein: MTPAPESRSGLPAWKPGTLPQPPMPRGLQWLGVVGPGVIVLGASIGSGEFLLGPAAFVKYGLTMLWVAGCAMALQTLFNVECMRYTLATGEPVVTGFMRTKPHASFWALIYGLLYFLQVGWPAWAGTAAGAFFFLFAKRLSAAADATTVYLIGVGLFMICVLLLLVGRRIERTLEMLNWVLVACILTGFVVLAMRFVPAGTVWEAVAGLVGYSPSSQSFAFLPEGADFFLIGAFAGYSGGGGVINLTLTNWARDRGYGMGGVTGFIPSAIGGTKHELAHSGSVFPDTPVEMSKWRGWWRIVHADQWGVFFIGAVLGMVLPALLYVTFLARGTDIRGYGIAAALAQAIVGTGSPWLGGTVALIGAWILFKTQLDIVEGMTRSLTDIVWTGSERVRRWRGGDVRVVYYTVLAVLVVWGLVALKLAQPVFLLQLGANIAGVVFVIASLHLLYLNTRILPAHCRPPLWRRIGLVLVAVFYGTFVVLWLRGLVTS
- a CDS encoding pyridoxal-phosphate dependent enzyme, which translates into the protein MSLATARDRLLTLPSVELGALPTPIDFAWRLRDAIGMGARLVVKRDDALPFGFGGNKVRKLTLVAAEAQAQGCDTLITCGGVQSNHARATAATAAKLGMACHIVANGSAPERLTGNALINALLGAHVTYVAQRTDRNPGMEAIAAKVRREGGHPYIIPLGASTPLGALGLARGVGELALQGIVPDVIVSASSSGGTQAGLIAGCALFELPTRVIGISADDSVEDIGRVVAEIGAGMEERLGLPRGALGTGGRFEADASFVGEGYGIPTDASREAQRLAAQHEALFTDQWYTAKAMAALIAYGRAGRFRDGSTVMFWHTGGQVGLFA
- a CDS encoding amidohydrolase family protein, which encodes MRRFLLSVVVFAACRTGAPSTRPGLADQATARPADATPTRTAEFDVVIRNGRVIDGMGNPWIRADVGIRDGRFAKLGRIPERGAREIDAAGLYVSPGWIDMMDQSGAVLPRNGNAENKLRMGVTTAIGGEGGFPVSASRIPEYFATLERQGISINFGSYYSQTQARTLAMGHTSRAPTPDELSRMRASMDTAMRAGAMGMTTALIYPPSSYTTTAELVEVAKVAAAYGGTYASHIRGEGAEVVQSVRELIEISERAGLQGEVFHLKAAYRPGWGTLMDSVRRVIEAARGRGVDVAADLYVYTAGGTGLEATVPAWAQEGGTDSLKARLRRPEIRARLKRELTTGSPGWWNIVEAAGGWDGVVLANAQNPANDRWVGKSLTEIAREMGKEPADAAWDLVLEGTGRVMAIYHMMSEPDIETALRFPWTSIGSDAGAALSPGAGDGLGLPHPRAYGNAVRVVSRYARDRKVISVEEAIRKQTSWPAARMKLAERGSIKEGHWADVTIFNLETLDDRATYEKPIEYPTGIEYVLVNGVVTIDRGRHTGARTGRILYGPGKTP
- a CDS encoding GntR family transcriptional regulator, whose product is MSTPRSTARRSARPEVVYRKLRELIVRGQLAPGARIIETDVATRLGVSRTPVRGALQRLNQEGYIVESPRLQQSRPMVAPLTREDAHELFFIVAEIEGLAARLAAMRPARDREALAKELTTINDQFLRAAKAKRPDHNRLWELDERFHRCYVEAGAGPRLVALHDAVKPQAERYERLYVSLLVRDLSTSGSEHRAIARAIRSGNPDAAQSAVQTNWRNAATRLGAVIASVGERGSW